The Streptococcus sp. S5 genome contains a region encoding:
- a CDS encoding LacI family DNA-binding transcriptional regulator — MRVTIKDVAKLAGVAPSTVTRVIQNKSTISDETKKRVREAMVELDYHPNLNARSLVSQSSQVIALVLPIDSDVFYQNPFFPTVLRGITQIASDNDYAIQICTGQNEERRLDNLKQLIYGNRVDGLIFLYSSPNDPLVDFAIKDKFPFLILGKAASPFVSLVDNDNIKAAFDATEYFIQQNYRKIAFIGGNKELSVSQDRYEGYKEALQKAGIPLDEKLVHFSFGFMLEDNSYQLMESLPLTELDAIMTTDILVAEGVRQYLLEHQLTIPIISFDSIKPRLDIEAYIDINAVELGRESVRTILQIIKDHKEGKTVCYRQLIDHTITKL; from the coding sequence ATGCGTGTTACCATCAAAGATGTGGCAAAACTCGCTGGCGTCGCGCCTTCAACTGTCACGCGCGTCATCCAAAATAAATCCACGATTAGTGATGAAACAAAAAAACGAGTCCGTGAGGCCATGGTCGAGTTGGATTACCATCCCAACCTTAATGCTCGCAGTCTTGTCAGCCAATCTAGTCAAGTCATTGCTTTAGTTCTTCCAATCGATAGTGACGTCTTCTACCAGAATCCTTTCTTCCCAACTGTTTTAAGAGGGATCACCCAGATCGCCTCAGACAATGATTATGCTATCCAAATCTGTACGGGGCAAAATGAAGAACGGCGGCTCGACAACCTCAAGCAACTCATCTACGGAAACCGTGTAGATGGTTTGATTTTCCTATATTCTAGCCCGAATGATCCCCTCGTTGACTTTGCGATCAAAGACAAGTTCCCCTTCCTCATCCTCGGAAAGGCAGCTTCTCCTTTTGTTTCGCTAGTGGATAATGATAATATCAAGGCTGCATTTGATGCGACAGAATATTTCATTCAACAAAACTACCGGAAAATTGCTTTTATTGGAGGAAACAAAGAGCTGTCTGTGTCTCAAGACCGCTATGAAGGTTATAAAGAAGCTCTCCAAAAAGCAGGGATTCCTCTCGATGAAAAACTGGTTCATTTTTCATTTGGTTTTATGTTAGAAGACAATTCTTATCAATTGATGGAGAGTCTTCCTCTAACAGAACTAGATGCTATCATGACAACCGATATTCTCGTTGCTGAAGGGGTGCGCCAATACCTATTAGAACACCAGCTGACAATCCCGATTATTTCCTTTGATTCGATTAAGCCACGACTCGATATTGAAGCCTATATTGACATCAATGCAGTGGAACTCGGACGTGAGTCTGTTCGGACAATTCTACAAATTATCAAGGATCACAAAGAAGGAAAAACCGTTTGCTACCGTCAATTGATTGACCATACCATTACGAAACTCTAG
- a CDS encoding DUF1189 family protein, which produces MPYPFNYFASIFNFRSSFANRKKLSWFQMIFTSFFLISVTLLPVALQNAQLKTYPLTTFVSDVFDPLSNDVMKDIQEHVVIKDQELTYTGNNPVHKTSKGQVVLGQEAKASEGKELTLHFDRKQLIISKENKELATVSYQAINQESLRDKKSFTQAISSDWFRENRLPVSLFLVIFSGFLSTVNYLILIVGASFFLYLTRKSRLFSLQTFKECFNCILNCLGLPILLSVLISLLFHQVFTTTIMIQNVLFVLYLAMVFYKTHFRDPDYHR; this is translated from the coding sequence ATGCCCTACCCTTTTAATTATTTCGCAAGTATCTTCAATTTCCGCTCTTCTTTTGCAAACCGCAAAAAGCTGAGTTGGTTCCAAATGATTTTTACTTCTTTCTTTCTGATTTCTGTCACACTATTACCAGTGGCTCTTCAAAATGCTCAACTCAAAACCTATCCCTTAACAACCTTTGTCAGCGATGTGTTTGATCCTTTATCAAATGACGTCATGAAAGATATCCAAGAACACGTTGTGATCAAAGACCAAGAGCTCACCTATACAGGAAACAACCCTGTACACAAGACTTCAAAAGGACAGGTTGTCTTGGGCCAAGAAGCAAAGGCGAGTGAGGGCAAGGAGTTAACCCTCCATTTTGATCGAAAACAGTTGATCATCTCAAAAGAAAATAAAGAACTCGCTACGGTCTCATACCAGGCTATCAATCAAGAGAGCCTTCGGGATAAAAAAAGCTTCACTCAAGCTATCTCTAGCGATTGGTTCCGTGAAAATCGACTCCCTGTCAGTCTCTTTCTCGTGATTTTCTCTGGCTTCTTATCGACAGTCAATTATTTGATTCTCATTGTAGGGGCATCTTTCTTCCTCTACTTGACGCGAAAATCTCGACTCTTTTCACTACAAACTTTCAAGGAATGTTTCAATTGTATTCTGAATTGCTTGGGACTCCCTATTTTACTAAGTGTCCTCATCAGTTTACTATTCCATCAAGTATTTACTACGACGATCATGATCCAAAATGTCTTATTTGTACTCTATCTTGCTATGGTATTTTATAAGACCCACTTCCGTGATCCAGACTATCACCGCTAG
- the aspS gene encoding aspartate--tRNA ligase — protein sequence MKRSMYAGRVREEHIGTRITLKGWVSRRRDLGGLIFIDLRDREGIMQLVINPETVSAEVMATAESIRSEYVVEVTGLVEAREQANPNLPTGAVELKVEAITVLNTAKTTPFEIKDGIEANDDTRLRYRYLDLRRPEMLENLKLRAKVTHSIRNYLDELEFIDVETPFLSKSTPEGARDYLVPSRVNKGHFYALPQSPQITKQLLMNAGFDRYYQIVKCFRDEDLRGDRQPEFTQVDLETSFLSDQEIQDITEGLIARVMKETKGIEVTLPFPRMNYDDAMALYGSDKPDTRFEMLLQDLTELVKGVDFKVFSEAPAVKAIVVKGAADHYSRKDIDKLTEVAKQYGAKGLAWVKYAEGTLNGPVAKFLTDLTSDLTAALQLEDKDLVLFVADTLEVANATLGALRVRLAKELDLIDNNQYNFLWVVDWPMFEWSEEEGRYMSAHHPFTLPQAETEHELEGDLSKVRAIAYDIVLNGYELGGGSLRINHKDLQERMFKALGFTKEAANEQFGFLLEAMDYGFPPHGGLAIGLDRFVMLLAGEDNIREVIAFPKNNKATDPMTQAPSVVSEKQLDELNLQVEVAEQE from the coding sequence ATGAAACGTTCAATGTATGCTGGACGTGTTCGTGAAGAACACATTGGAACTCGTATTACCTTGAAAGGATGGGTTAGCCGTCGTCGTGACTTGGGTGGTTTGATCTTTATCGATCTACGCGACCGCGAAGGAATCATGCAATTGGTGATCAATCCAGAAACAGTTAGTGCAGAAGTGATGGCTACAGCTGAAAGTATCCGTAGTGAATATGTTGTAGAAGTGACAGGTCTTGTGGAAGCTCGTGAACAAGCTAATCCCAACTTGCCAACAGGAGCAGTAGAACTCAAGGTAGAAGCTATTACGGTTCTCAATACTGCCAAAACAACACCATTTGAAATCAAGGACGGAATTGAAGCCAATGATGATACCCGTCTTCGTTACCGCTACTTAGACCTTCGTCGTCCTGAGATGTTGGAAAATCTCAAACTCCGTGCAAAAGTAACCCATTCAATCCGCAATTACTTGGATGAATTAGAATTTATTGATGTGGAAACACCCTTTCTTTCTAAGTCAACTCCAGAAGGAGCGCGTGACTATTTGGTTCCTTCCCGTGTCAATAAGGGTCATTTCTATGCCCTTCCTCAAAGTCCTCAAATTACAAAACAATTGTTGATGAATGCTGGATTTGATCGCTATTATCAAATCGTGAAGTGTTTCCGTGATGAGGATTTACGGGGAGACCGTCAACCTGAGTTTACACAGGTCGACTTGGAAACTTCTTTCTTGAGTGATCAAGAAATCCAGGATATCACAGAAGGCTTAATTGCACGTGTCATGAAAGAAACCAAGGGAATTGAAGTAACACTCCCATTCCCACGGATGAATTATGATGATGCTATGGCCTTGTACGGTTCAGATAAACCAGATACACGTTTTGAAATGTTGCTCCAAGACTTGACAGAACTTGTCAAGGGTGTAGACTTCAAAGTCTTCTCAGAAGCTCCAGCAGTTAAGGCGATTGTTGTCAAAGGTGCAGCGGATCATTACTCTCGTAAAGACATCGATAAATTGACAGAAGTTGCGAAGCAATACGGTGCAAAAGGTCTTGCTTGGGTGAAATATGCTGAGGGTACTTTGAACGGTCCTGTTGCGAAGTTCTTGACAGACTTGACAAGTGACTTGACAGCTGCTTTACAGTTAGAAGACAAAGATCTAGTTCTCTTTGTAGCAGATACTCTTGAAGTAGCCAATGCAACGCTTGGTGCTTTGCGTGTTCGTCTTGCGAAAGAGCTTGACTTGATTGACAACAATCAATACAACTTCCTTTGGGTAGTGGATTGGCCAATGTTTGAGTGGTCTGAAGAAGAAGGCCGTTATATGTCTGCTCACCATCCATTTACACTCCCACAAGCTGAAACAGAGCATGAATTGGAAGGCGATCTTTCAAAAGTTCGAGCGATTGCCTATGATATCGTCTTAAATGGCTATGAATTAGGTGGAGGAAGCCTACGGATTAATCATAAAGACTTGCAAGAACGGATGTTTAAGGCACTTGGATTTACAAAAGAAGCTGCCAATGAACAATTTGGTTTCTTGTTGGAAGCAATGGATTATGGTTTCCCACCACATGGAGGATTGGCGATTGGTTTGGACCGCTTCGTGATGCTTCTTGCAGGTGAAGATAATATTCGGGAAGTCATTGCCTTTCCTAAGAATAACAAGGCGACAGATCCAATGACACAAGCTCCTTCTGTCGTTTCTGAAAAGCAATTGGATGAGTTAAATCTTCAAGTAGAAGTAGCAGAGCAAGAATAG
- a CDS encoding YitT family protein, whose translation MENEKIRFHKLFRYHVRRLAYNIKLLRVLKSISREKYDEKVSASLLYGFLSAIAVNFFFQPGHVYSSGATGLAQILSVLSQRFIGFTIPVSLTFYAINIPLMIVAWYQIGHKFTIFTFITVSMSSLFIQFVPVITLTNDPIMNALFGGVVMGTGIGFALRNNISSGGTDIVSLTIRKRTGKNVGSISFLVNGTIMLIAGLTFGWKYALYSMITIFVSSRVTDAVFTKQKRMQAMIVTSQPDAIIEKIHKKLHRGATIIHNAEGTYNHQEKAVLLTVITRAEFNEFKYIMKKADPQAFITISENVHIIGRFVETEE comes from the coding sequence ATTGAAAATGAAAAAATTCGCTTTCATAAGCTATTTCGCTATCATGTGCGGCGACTAGCTTATAACATTAAATTATTGCGCGTGCTGAAGAGCATCTCCCGTGAGAAATACGATGAAAAAGTGTCAGCTTCCTTGCTGTATGGTTTTCTATCAGCGATTGCCGTCAACTTCTTCTTTCAACCAGGACATGTATACTCCAGCGGTGCAACAGGTCTAGCTCAGATTTTGTCTGTTCTGAGCCAACGCTTTATTGGCTTTACGATTCCAGTTTCCTTGACCTTTTATGCCATCAATATCCCTTTGATGATTGTGGCTTGGTATCAAATTGGCCATAAATTTACCATCTTTACCTTTATTACGGTTTCGATGAGTTCCCTCTTTATTCAGTTCGTGCCAGTGATTACGTTGACCAACGATCCGATCATGAATGCCCTATTTGGTGGGGTTGTCATGGGAACAGGGATTGGTTTTGCTCTTCGGAACAACATTTCCAGTGGAGGAACGGATATTGTCAGTTTGACGATTCGAAAACGGACAGGAAAGAATGTTGGCAGCATCTCCTTTTTGGTCAATGGGACCATTATGTTGATTGCAGGTTTGACCTTTGGTTGGAAGTATGCTCTTTACTCTATGATTACCATCTTCGTATCGAGTCGAGTAACGGATGCTGTCTTTACCAAGCAAAAACGGATGCAGGCCATGATTGTAACGAGTCAGCCGGATGCCATTATTGAAAAGATCCATAAAAAATTGCATCGTGGAGCAACCATTATCCACAATGCAGAAGGAACCTATAACCATCAGGAAAAAGCGGTTCTGCTGACAGTTATTACGCGTGCAGAGTTTAATGAATTCAAATATATTATGAAAAAAGCTGATCCTCAGGCTTTTATCACCATTTCAGAAAATGTTCATATCATCGGACGCTTTGTGGAAACAGAAGAATAA
- the pulA gene encoding type I pullulanase has protein sequence MSTFTAYLDDQDLIRIQKGEEHILPFYLETNHGRLALIPVKTSSGATDTGDYFLSPVPLELGEEYTIYDAAGNSSILHYRQIVRKPIFDQTFTYSGEDLGSFYTPSQTQFKFWAPISQDVTLHIEDQVYPMNRTENGVWELVLKGDWEGAAYHYEFRVNGLERRIHDPYALSSLANSGDSLVVDRKKITRPISRATRQLDPTEAIIYEMSVRDFSAQKEAGFKHPGKFKGLTESPQLNGQVLGFDYLQKLGITHVQLLPVYDFGSVDEEDQWKAYNWGYDPVQYNVPEGSYASDPNDPYARILELQDTIDTYHRANLSVIMDVVYNHVYQADEYAFEQIVPGYFYRYNAEGERTNGTFCGNDVASERSMVKHYIKQSLKQWVSLYGFDGFRFDLMGILDIPTMTEIAEELREIYPNVYLYGEGWKMDTGLSEDQLAHQYNSKRLPDFGFFSDNFRDTVKRTLLAGHRCESQHSANDFANILTANVGKLGPAHFTQPQQAIQYVECHDNATVFDYFQLEKEEIRLEERKALSRLALHLVLLSQGVPFIHAGQERYRTKGLEENTYNLPDSLNQLDWTSLSKCQEELAFLKELIAYRKSQPLLRLKKGQEIRDYCDVKWLSDYHLIYTIEKNREKITILVNIGDQDMTYQHPSDSQLLFAYPHANLQTPIPKGKELSISAHSWLLLHETKSAK, from the coding sequence ATGTCTACATTTACTGCTTATTTAGATGACCAAGACCTGATTCGTATCCAAAAAGGAGAGGAGCATATCCTTCCTTTTTATTTGGAAACAAACCACGGTCGTCTTGCCTTAATCCCTGTCAAAACGTCAAGTGGAGCGACTGATACAGGAGACTATTTCTTAAGCCCTGTTCCGCTTGAACTGGGAGAAGAGTACACCATCTACGATGCTGCTGGAAATTCTTCTATTCTCCACTATCGTCAAATTGTTCGCAAACCCATTTTTGATCAAACCTTCACCTATAGTGGAGAGGATCTAGGAAGTTTCTACACACCAAGTCAGACACAATTTAAATTCTGGGCACCGATTTCGCAAGATGTGACCCTCCATATCGAAGATCAGGTCTATCCGATGAATCGTACAGAAAACGGTGTCTGGGAACTCGTGCTCAAAGGGGATTGGGAAGGAGCTGCCTACCACTATGAGTTCCGTGTCAATGGCCTAGAACGTCGGATCCACGATCCCTATGCTCTATCCTCTTTAGCAAACTCTGGAGATAGCTTAGTCGTCGACCGCAAGAAAATCACACGTCCTATCAGTCGTGCCACTCGTCAATTAGATCCGACAGAAGCAATCATCTACGAGATGAGCGTTCGGGACTTCTCTGCCCAAAAAGAGGCTGGCTTTAAACACCCTGGTAAGTTTAAAGGCTTGACAGAGTCGCCCCAACTCAATGGCCAGGTCCTTGGATTTGATTACCTTCAAAAACTGGGCATTACCCATGTACAGTTACTTCCTGTCTATGATTTCGGTAGTGTCGATGAAGAGGATCAATGGAAAGCCTACAACTGGGGTTATGATCCTGTCCAATACAATGTTCCAGAAGGAAGCTATGCGAGTGATCCTAACGATCCTTATGCGCGAATCCTGGAGCTCCAAGACACTATTGACACCTATCACCGGGCTAATCTGAGTGTCATCATGGATGTAGTCTACAATCACGTCTACCAGGCAGATGAGTACGCTTTTGAACAGATCGTTCCTGGTTATTTCTACCGTTATAATGCAGAGGGAGAGCGGACCAATGGAACCTTCTGTGGAAATGACGTGGCAAGTGAACGTTCCATGGTGAAACACTATATCAAGCAATCTCTCAAACAATGGGTTTCCCTCTACGGCTTTGATGGTTTTCGCTTTGATTTGATGGGAATCCTAGACATTCCAACCATGACAGAGATTGCAGAGGAGCTCCGTGAAATCTATCCTAACGTCTATCTCTATGGGGAAGGGTGGAAGATGGATACCGGCCTCTCTGAAGACCAGCTCGCTCACCAGTACAACTCAAAACGATTACCAGATTTTGGCTTTTTCAGTGATAATTTCCGGGATACGGTCAAGAGAACACTCTTAGCCGGTCACCGTTGTGAGAGTCAACATTCTGCGAATGATTTTGCGAACATTCTAACGGCGAATGTCGGGAAGCTAGGGCCTGCTCATTTCACCCAACCTCAACAAGCCATTCAGTACGTCGAATGCCACGATAATGCAACTGTTTTTGATTATTTCCAACTTGAAAAAGAAGAGATTCGTCTAGAGGAGCGAAAAGCTCTCTCACGCCTCGCTCTTCATTTGGTATTATTATCCCAAGGTGTACCTTTTATCCATGCTGGTCAAGAACGTTACCGCACAAAAGGGCTCGAAGAAAACACCTATAACTTGCCAGATAGTCTCAACCAATTGGACTGGACATCCCTTTCAAAATGCCAAGAAGAACTTGCTTTTCTTAAAGAATTGATTGCTTACCGGAAATCGCAACCTCTCCTTCGTTTGAAAAAAGGACAAGAGATTCGAGATTACTGTGACGTCAAATGGTTGTCTGATTATCATTTGATCTACACGATTGAAAAAAATCGTGAAAAAATAACGATTCTCGTTAATATCGGTGATCAGGACATGACCTATCAACATCCGAGCGATAGTCAACTGCTATTTGCCTATCCTCATGCAAATCTCCAAACACCTATTCCTAAAGGAAAGGAACTTTCTATTTCCGCCCATAGTTGGCTCCTTCTCCACGAAACGAAATCAGCAAAATAA
- a CDS encoding extracellular solute-binding protein codes for MKRTILRSAAVLGTVGFAGFLLAACSNSSSGSSEASKEINVYVDKGYKSYVEEAAKAFEKENGVKVKIKTGDALGGLDNLSLDNQSKKAPDVMMAPYDRVGGLGNDGQLAEVTLNKDSHTDKTTEALVTNGGKVYGAPAVIETLVLYYNKDLVSEAPKTFGDLDNLAKDSKYDFASEPGKTTAFLADWTNFYYAYGLLSGNGGYVFGKDGTDPKDIGLNNQGSIDGIEYAKTWYAKWPKGLQDTKGAANFIQTQFQEGKTAAIIDGPWKAASLKEAKVNYGVATIPTLPNGKQYSAFGGGKAWVIPAGAKNLDGAQKFIDFLTSTDQQKALFDKTNEVPANTEARKYAVGKNDELTTAVVEQFKNAQPMPNISEMSAVWDPAATMLFDAVSGKKSAKAAADDAVKLIKETIEQKFGSK; via the coding sequence ATGAAACGTACAATTTTACGTAGTGCTGCTGTACTTGGTACAGTTGGTTTTGCCGGCTTCTTACTTGCTGCTTGTAGCAATAGCTCTTCAGGTTCTTCTGAGGCAAGTAAAGAAATCAACGTCTATGTAGACAAAGGCTACAAATCTTATGTTGAAGAAGCTGCAAAAGCTTTTGAAAAAGAAAATGGCGTAAAAGTTAAAATCAAAACTGGTGATGCCCTTGGTGGATTGGATAACCTTTCTCTTGATAACCAATCTAAAAAAGCTCCAGACGTTATGATGGCACCATACGACCGTGTAGGTGGTCTTGGTAACGATGGTCAATTGGCTGAAGTGACATTGAACAAAGATAGCCACACAGACAAAACAACTGAAGCTCTTGTCACAAACGGTGGTAAGGTTTACGGTGCACCTGCTGTCATCGAAACTTTGGTTCTCTACTATAATAAAGATCTTGTAAGCGAAGCTCCAAAAACATTTGGTGACCTTGACAATCTTGCAAAAGATAGCAAATACGACTTTGCTAGCGAACCTGGTAAAACAACTGCCTTCTTAGCTGACTGGACAAACTTCTACTATGCTTACGGTTTGCTTTCAGGTAATGGTGGTTATGTATTTGGTAAAGATGGTACAGATCCTAAAGATATTGGATTGAACAACCAAGGTTCTATCGACGGTATCGAATATGCGAAAACTTGGTATGCTAAATGGCCAAAAGGTTTGCAAGATACTAAAGGTGCTGCTAACTTCATCCAAACACAATTCCAAGAAGGTAAAACAGCTGCTATCATCGATGGTCCTTGGAAAGCTGCTTCATTGAAAGAAGCTAAAGTAAACTATGGTGTCGCAACTATTCCAACTCTTCCAAACGGAAAACAATATTCTGCCTTTGGTGGTGGTAAAGCTTGGGTTATCCCTGCAGGTGCGAAAAACCTTGATGGCGCTCAAAAATTCATTGACTTCTTGACAAGCACTGACCAACAAAAAGCTTTGTTTGACAAGACAAATGAAGTTCCTGCCAACACCGAAGCTCGTAAATATGCGGTTGGTAAAAACGATGAATTGACAACTGCCGTTGTTGAACAGTTCAAGAACGCTCAACCAATGCCAAACATCTCTGAAATGAGTGCTGTTTGGGATCCAGCTGCTACTATGCTTTTCGATGCTGTAAGTGGTAAAAAATCTGCAAAAGCTGCTGCTGACGATGCAGTGAAATTGATTAAAGAAACCATCGAACAAAAATTCGGTAGCAAATAA
- a CDS encoding sugar ABC transporter permease — translation MTTEQNPKKAMWLSLIPGLGQIYNKQKAKGYIFLAVTALFLVYFIGIGAGELSKLVTLGTVRGQDNSLFILIRGAFHLIITVVYFLFYALNIKDAGTVAKRINNGIAVPKTFKDMVHAIYENGFPYLLIIPSYIAMTFAIIFPVLVTLMIAFTNYDFKHTAPTTLLDWIGFQNFTNMWTLSTFRSAFTSVLGWTLIWALAASTLQIVLGILTAIVANQPFVKGKRIFGVIFLLPWAVPAFITILTFSNMFNDSVGAINAQVIPLFAKIFPFLDGVLVPWKTDPTWTKIALIMMQGWLGFPYIYVLTLGILQSIPNDLYEAAYIDGANGWQKFRNITFPMILAVAAPTLISQYTFNFNNFSIIYLFNDGGPGSVGGNAGSTDILISWIYKLTTNTSPQYSMAAAVTLIISVIVISISMIAFKKLHAFDMEDV, via the coding sequence ATGACTACAGAACAAAACCCTAAAAAGGCTATGTGGCTCTCTTTGATCCCGGGTCTTGGGCAAATTTATAACAAACAAAAAGCTAAAGGCTATATTTTTCTTGCAGTGACTGCTCTCTTTCTCGTTTACTTCATTGGAATTGGAGCTGGAGAATTATCGAAGTTAGTCACACTTGGAACCGTTCGTGGACAAGATAATTCCCTCTTTATCTTGATTCGTGGGGCCTTCCACTTGATCATCACTGTTGTTTACTTCCTATTTTATGCCTTAAATATTAAGGATGCTGGAACAGTTGCTAAACGCATCAACAACGGGATTGCCGTTCCAAAAACCTTTAAAGATATGGTTCACGCGATTTATGAAAATGGATTCCCTTATCTTTTGATTATCCCTTCTTATATCGCTATGACCTTTGCGATTATCTTCCCAGTTTTGGTTACTTTGATGATCGCTTTTACCAACTATGACTTCAAACATACCGCACCAACAACCTTGTTGGATTGGATCGGGTTCCAAAACTTCACTAACATGTGGACCTTGAGTACCTTCCGTTCAGCCTTTACATCTGTTCTTGGTTGGACCTTGATTTGGGCTCTCGCAGCATCAACTCTTCAAATCGTGCTCGGTATTTTGACAGCCATTGTGGCAAACCAACCATTCGTAAAAGGAAAACGAATCTTTGGGGTTATCTTTCTGCTTCCTTGGGCTGTTCCAGCCTTCATCACTATCCTTACATTCTCAAATATGTTTAACGATAGTGTCGGCGCCATCAACGCCCAAGTTATCCCATTGTTTGCTAAGATCTTCCCATTCTTAGATGGTGTCTTGGTTCCTTGGAAGACCGATCCTACCTGGACAAAAATCGCTTTGATTATGATGCAAGGTTGGCTCGGTTTCCCTTATATCTATGTCTTGACTTTGGGGATTCTTCAATCGATTCCAAACGATCTTTACGAAGCTGCTTATATTGACGGTGCCAACGGTTGGCAAAAATTCCGCAACATTACTTTCCCAATGATCCTTGCGGTTGCAGCACCAACCTTGATTAGTCAATACACCTTCAACTTCAACAACTTCTCCATCATTTACTTGTTTAACGATGGGGGACCTGGTTCTGTCGGAGGAAATGCTGGATCTACAGATATCTTGATTTCTTGGATCTATAAGTTGACAACTAATACCTCTCCTCAATATTCAATGGCCGCAGCGGTAACCTTGATTATCTCTGTGATCGTGATCTCAATCTCAATGATTGCCTTCAAGAAACTACATGCATTTGATATGGAGGATGTATAA
- a CDS encoding sugar ABC transporter permease — MKNSVQFKRRLNHFLTYLYMVVLSIIIIYPLLITILSAFKSGNVSAFTLDFSGNLSFDNFSKLFSETPYGTWYMNTLIIAIITMVVQTSIVTFAGYAYSRYNFLARKQSLVFFLIIQMVPTMAALTAFFVMALMLNALNQPWFLIFLYVGGGIPMNAWLMKGYFDTVPISLDESAKLDGAGHFRRFWQIVLPLVRPMIAVQALWAFMGPFGDYILSKFLLRDEVNYTVAVGLQTFISDQKDQKIAFFAAGAILIAVPICILFFFLQKNFVSGLTAGGDKG, encoded by the coding sequence ATGAAAAATTCAGTTCAATTTAAACGCCGCCTCAATCATTTCTTGACTTACCTGTACATGGTGGTTCTTTCAATCATCATTATCTACCCGCTGTTGATTACGATCTTATCGGCCTTTAAGTCAGGGAACGTCAGTGCCTTTACACTTGATTTTAGTGGCAATCTTAGTTTTGATAACTTCTCAAAACTCTTCTCTGAAACTCCTTATGGCACTTGGTATATGAATACCTTGATCATCGCGATTATTACGATGGTGGTACAAACCAGCATCGTTACCTTCGCAGGTTATGCCTATAGTCGTTACAACTTCTTAGCGCGTAAGCAAAGTTTGGTCTTCTTCTTGATCATCCAAATGGTCCCAACTATGGCAGCCCTCACAGCCTTCTTCGTTATGGCTTTGATGCTGAATGCCTTGAACCAACCTTGGTTCTTGATCTTCCTTTATGTTGGTGGTGGTATTCCAATGAATGCTTGGTTGATGAAGGGTTACTTCGATACCGTTCCAATCTCACTTGATGAGTCTGCTAAATTGGATGGTGCAGGACACTTCCGCCGCTTCTGGCAAATTGTCCTTCCACTTGTTCGCCCAATGATCGCCGTTCAAGCACTCTGGGCTTTCATGGGACCTTTCGGAGACTATATCTTGTCTAAATTCTTGCTTCGTGATGAAGTAAACTATACGGTAGCCGTTGGTCTTCAAACCTTTATCAGTGACCAAAAAGATCAAAAGATCGCCTTCTTTGCAGCCGGTGCCATTTTGATCGCGGTTCCAATCTGTATTCTATTCTTCTTCCTACAAAAGAACTTTGTTTCAGGCTTGACAGCTGGTGGGGATAAAGGATAA